The nucleotide window TTAACTTCTTTAGTAACGGTTTCCCTTTCCCCTTTTGCATCCGTGTACTCAATCTGGACCTTCAGTGGATCGGAGGAACCTATAGAATTTGAGCTTGCGTTGTTAGCACCAGCTTGCGAAGAATCTGGAGGAGTTCCCGGGCCATTTCCGGTTGTGTTTCCTCCTGCACCACCCTGTGAATTACCACCCTGTGAATTTGAAACATCAAACGAAGCAATTGTGTAATCTCCTTTCTCCAGATTTCCTACAATTGTTGACGAACTTCCTGAGATTTTGTACCCATCTTGATCTGGAATGGATACTTTCACGGCATATGCTATGTTATTACCTACATTTGCAACTGAAAAGGAAGTCTCTCCAGCACTACTTTCCGAAAATGAAACATCGAAATCCGTTGTTCCTCCTACAAAAAGTCCTGCTGTGGTCTGAATATTTTTCGAGTTAGAGTCAGCATCTTCATACGAGAGGTTCACGTTTAAGGTATAAAGTCCTGGAGTAGCGCTTACATCTGCCATTACGGTATAGTCGACTTTTACGGATTGACCCGCTTCCAGATACTTGATATGTTTTGTGTTGTCGGAGTACACAGGTAAAACCACGCCTTTCGGATCATTCCATGAGAAAACCAGGTTTTTCAGCGGGGAAGTTCCCGTGTTTGTCACAATAAATTCAAGAGGTTCTTCCTTTGCGATATCAATGTCAGCCTTACTTACGGTTACAACCTGAGCATATTCTTTACCTTGAACCTCTAACTGAATTGTTTTCGTAGTTGTAATCGTGTTTGACGAGGATCCGCTCTTATAAGTGGTGACAATATCAAGATCATAAGTGCCTTCCGACGCGTTGGCATCGGTCATGAGTTTGAATTTCAGGACTCCAGCATCATCATCATCCTGTCTCGCATTTAGATAAGAGATGCTCTTTTCAAGGTCTTCTCCGGAAAGTTTACTGAAAGGATATTCCGGATTGAGTGCAACCTTTATGTCTTTGAGGTCATCGTTTCCTATATTCTGCACACTGAGAGTAAGTTCAACAGGTTCGCCGGGACGGGCAGTATCAGGGTTTTGATTAGTTACATTTACCTGCACAGCGGCAGAGTTTATATTCCCATTTGATCCGCCAAATGCTGTGCCAACTCCCAGGCATAGGAACGTTGAAAGCAGTAGTAAAAATGTTAACAAAGAGAATTTTCTCATTTTAATTCCTCAATCCAGATATGATTCGTTTTTTATACTTGGTTCATTTTTTATAATTGGTTCGTTTTTATAATTGGTTCATCTTCTGCACTTATTTTATTTTCCACGTTTGGTTCATTTTCTATGTTTAGTTCGTTGTCTGTGTTTGGTTTATTTTCTGCGTTTGATTGGTTTTCTGAACT belongs to Methanosarcina barkeri 3 and includes:
- a CDS encoding COG1361 S-layer family protein yields the protein MRKFSLLTFLLLLSTFLCLGVGTAFGGSNGNINSAAVQVNVTNQNPDTARPGEPVELTLSVQNIGNDDLKDIKVALNPEYPFSKLSGEDLEKSISYLNARQDDDDAGVLKFKLMTDANASEGTYDLDIVTTYKSGSSSNTITTTKTIQLEVQGKEYAQVVTVSKADIDIAKEEPLEFIVTNTGTSPLKNLVFSWNDPKGVVLPVYSDNTKHIKYLEAGQSVKVDYTVMADVSATPGLYTLNVNLSYEDADSNSKNIQTTAGLFVGGTTDFDVSFSESSAGETSFSVANVGNNIAYAVKVSIPDQDGYKISGSSSTIVGNLEKGDYTIASFDVSNSQGGNSQGGAGGNTTGNGPGTPPDSSQAGANNASSNSIGSSDPLKVQIEYTDAKGERETVTKEVNLETTTSGNMTAAGGPGGPGNRAGVGSYLPYIGLLVLAGGIFVYRKKIHERIQARKGKQSEYKKPDSEV